One genomic segment of Streptomyces sp. TLI_146 includes these proteins:
- a CDS encoding GntR family transcriptional regulator, translated as MPASGGVTRSTLRQQIADALRDEILAGRLQPGEEFTVKQIAEQYGVSATPVREALVDLTAQGLLDSDQHRGFRVHEFSVEDYKGMVEARSLVVNGIFRKITELGAAQGPALVSVRRRAEECARAARSGDLNILIGYDLRFWRELGALAGNPYISDFLHRLRMQCWVFAVPYLRGRSDLSDWLWNGHGDLVDAVVKGDGDAAHAVIRAYNDHSLTWAERLKR; from the coding sequence GTGCCCGCGAGTGGAGGCGTGACGCGCAGCACACTGCGGCAGCAGATCGCCGACGCGCTGCGCGACGAGATACTGGCCGGGCGCCTCCAGCCCGGCGAGGAGTTCACCGTCAAGCAGATCGCCGAGCAGTACGGGGTCAGCGCCACCCCCGTCCGCGAGGCCCTCGTCGACCTCACCGCCCAAGGCCTGCTCGACTCCGACCAGCACCGCGGCTTCCGCGTCCACGAGTTCTCCGTCGAGGACTACAAGGGGATGGTCGAAGCCCGGTCGCTCGTCGTCAACGGGATCTTCCGCAAGATCACCGAGCTCGGCGCCGCCCAGGGCCCCGCCCTCGTCTCCGTCCGCCGCCGCGCCGAGGAGTGCGCCCGCGCCGCCCGCAGCGGCGACCTCAACATCCTCATCGGCTACGACCTGCGGTTCTGGCGCGAGCTCGGCGCCCTCGCCGGAAACCCGTACATCTCGGACTTCCTGCACCGGCTGCGGATGCAGTGCTGGGTCTTCGCCGTCCCGTATCTGCGCGGGCGCAGCGACCTCAGCGACTGGCTGTGGAATGGGCACGGCGACCTCGTCGACGCCGTGGTCAAGGGCGACGGCGACGCCGCCCACGCCGTGATCCGCGCGTACAACGACCACTCGCTCACCTGGGCGGAGCGGCTGAAGCGGTGA